From a single Seriola aureovittata isolate HTS-2021-v1 ecotype China chromosome 18, ASM2101889v1, whole genome shotgun sequence genomic region:
- the fbxw2 gene encoding F-box/WD repeat-containing protein 2 isoform X2: MEKAAFEGWLETVSATFLTLNDQQRNHSLDHLISLSGAVQLRHLSNGLETLLKRDFLRLLPLELAFYLLRWLDPQTLLTCCLVCKQWNKVINSCTEVWQGVCRELGWRIDESIQDASHWKGVYLKAKLRMMQLKDQEAFETSSLIGHSARVYALYYKDGLLCTGSDDLSAKLWDVRTGQCIYGIQTHTCATVKFDEQKLVTGSFDNTIACWEWSTGAKIQQFRGHTGAVFSVDYNDELDVLVSGSADFSVKVWALSAGACLNTLTGHTEWVTKVMLQKSEVESMMHSPGDHILLSADKYEIKVWPLGREINCKCLKTLSVSEDRSISLQPRLQFDGRYIVCSSDLGVYQWDFASFKILRVIKTQDPANLSLLSYGEVFALLFDNHFLYVMDLRTEAISGRWPLPAYRKSKRGSSFLAGVTSWLNGLDGGNDSGLVFATSMPDHSIHLVLWKENG, encoded by the exons ATGGAGAAGGCAGCCTTTGAGGGGTGGCTGGAGACAGTCTCTGCCACTTTCCTTACTCTAAATGACCAGCAGCGCAACCATTCTCTGGACCACCTCATATCTTTAAGTGGTGCTGTCCAGCTCCGTCATCTGTCTAATGGGCTGGAGACGCTGCTCAAGCGTGACTTCCTGCGCCTCCTTCCTCTGGAGCTGGCCTTCTACCTGCTGCGCTGGCTGGACCCTCAGACCCTGCTCACCTGCTGCCTGGTCTGCAAGCAGTGGAATAAG GTGATAAACTCGTGCACAGAGGTGTGGCAGGGAGTGTGTCGGGAGCTGGGCTGGAGGATTGATGAGTCCATTCAGGATGCATCACACTGGAAGGGGGTCTACCTGAAGGCTAAACTGCGCATGATGCAGCTGAAGGACCAGGAGGCGTTTGAGACATCGTCCCTCATCGGCCATAGCGCTCGAGTATACGCCCTCTACTATAAGGACGGCCTCCTCTGCACAG GATCTGACGACCTCTCTGCCAAACTGTGGGACGTGCGCACGGGGCAGTGCATCTACGGGATCCAGACGCACACCTGCGCCACGGTGAAATTCGATGAACAGAAGTTGGTGACTGGGTCCTTCGACAACACTATTGCATGCTGGGAGTGGAGCACAGGGGCTAAAATCCAACAGTTCCGCGGCCACACAGGAGCAG TCTTCAGCGTGGACTACAATGATGAGCTGGACGTCTTGGTCAGCGGCTCTGCAGACTTCTCTGTGAAGGTCTGGGCTCTGTCTGCTGGTGCTTGCCTCAACACTCTTACTGGGCACACTGAGTGGGTCACCAAG GTCATGCTGCAGAAAAGTGAAGTGGAGTCTATGATGCACAGTCCTGGTGACCACATCCTCCTAAGTGCTGATAAGTATGAGATTAAG GTTTGGCCTTTAGGGAGAGAAATCAACTGTAAGTGTCTGAAGACCCTGTCGGTGTCGGAGGACCGCAGCATCAGCCTCCAGCCTCGCCTGCAGTTTGACGGACGCTACATCgtctgcagctctgacctcGGAGTTTATCAGTGGGACTTCGCCAGTTTCAAGATTCTCAG GGTGATAAAAACACAGGACCCAGCCAACCTGTCCCTGCTCAGCTACGGCGAGGTGTTTGCGCTCCTTTTTGACAACCACTTCCTGTATGTGATGGACCTGAGGACAGAGGCCATCTCGGGCCGCTGGCCTCTACCCGCTTACAGGAAATCCAAACGAGGATCCAGCTTCCTGGCCGGCGTAACCTCCTGGCTCAATGGGCTGGACGGGGGAAATGACTCTGGACTGGTTTTTGCCACCAGCATGCCCGACCATAGCATTCACCTAGTACTGTGGAAGGAGAACGGGTAG
- the fbxw2 gene encoding F-box/WD repeat-containing protein 2 isoform X1: MEKAAFEGWLETVSATFLTLNDQQRNHSLDHLISLSGAVQLRHLSNGLETLLKRDFLRLLPLELAFYLLRWLDPQTLLTCCLVCKQWNKVINSCTEVWQGVCRELGWRIDESIQDASHWKGVYLKAKLRMMQLKDQEAFETSSLIGHSARVYALYYKDGLLCTGSDDLSAKLWDVRTGQCIYGIQTHTCATVKFDEQKLVTGSFDNTIACWEWSTGAKIQQFRGHTGAVFSVDYNDELDVLVSGSADFSVKVWALSAGACLNTLTGHTEWVTKVLLSPVQVMLQKSEVESMMHSPGDHILLSADKYEIKVWPLGREINCKCLKTLSVSEDRSISLQPRLQFDGRYIVCSSDLGVYQWDFASFKILRVIKTQDPANLSLLSYGEVFALLFDNHFLYVMDLRTEAISGRWPLPAYRKSKRGSSFLAGVTSWLNGLDGGNDSGLVFATSMPDHSIHLVLWKENG; this comes from the exons ATGGAGAAGGCAGCCTTTGAGGGGTGGCTGGAGACAGTCTCTGCCACTTTCCTTACTCTAAATGACCAGCAGCGCAACCATTCTCTGGACCACCTCATATCTTTAAGTGGTGCTGTCCAGCTCCGTCATCTGTCTAATGGGCTGGAGACGCTGCTCAAGCGTGACTTCCTGCGCCTCCTTCCTCTGGAGCTGGCCTTCTACCTGCTGCGCTGGCTGGACCCTCAGACCCTGCTCACCTGCTGCCTGGTCTGCAAGCAGTGGAATAAG GTGATAAACTCGTGCACAGAGGTGTGGCAGGGAGTGTGTCGGGAGCTGGGCTGGAGGATTGATGAGTCCATTCAGGATGCATCACACTGGAAGGGGGTCTACCTGAAGGCTAAACTGCGCATGATGCAGCTGAAGGACCAGGAGGCGTTTGAGACATCGTCCCTCATCGGCCATAGCGCTCGAGTATACGCCCTCTACTATAAGGACGGCCTCCTCTGCACAG GATCTGACGACCTCTCTGCCAAACTGTGGGACGTGCGCACGGGGCAGTGCATCTACGGGATCCAGACGCACACCTGCGCCACGGTGAAATTCGATGAACAGAAGTTGGTGACTGGGTCCTTCGACAACACTATTGCATGCTGGGAGTGGAGCACAGGGGCTAAAATCCAACAGTTCCGCGGCCACACAGGAGCAG TCTTCAGCGTGGACTACAATGATGAGCTGGACGTCTTGGTCAGCGGCTCTGCAGACTTCTCTGTGAAGGTCTGGGCTCTGTCTGCTGGTGCTTGCCTCAACACTCTTACTGGGCACACTGAGTGGGTCACCAAG GTGTTGTTATCTCCTGTACAGGTCATGCTGCAGAAAAGTGAAGTGGAGTCTATGATGCACAGTCCTGGTGACCACATCCTCCTAAGTGCTGATAAGTATGAGATTAAG GTTTGGCCTTTAGGGAGAGAAATCAACTGTAAGTGTCTGAAGACCCTGTCGGTGTCGGAGGACCGCAGCATCAGCCTCCAGCCTCGCCTGCAGTTTGACGGACGCTACATCgtctgcagctctgacctcGGAGTTTATCAGTGGGACTTCGCCAGTTTCAAGATTCTCAG GGTGATAAAAACACAGGACCCAGCCAACCTGTCCCTGCTCAGCTACGGCGAGGTGTTTGCGCTCCTTTTTGACAACCACTTCCTGTATGTGATGGACCTGAGGACAGAGGCCATCTCGGGCCGCTGGCCTCTACCCGCTTACAGGAAATCCAAACGAGGATCCAGCTTCCTGGCCGGCGTAACCTCCTGGCTCAATGGGCTGGACGGGGGAAATGACTCTGGACTGGTTTTTGCCACCAGCATGCCCGACCATAGCATTCACCTAGTACTGTGGAAGGAGAACGGGTAG